A stretch of DNA from Paenibacillus albus:
CTCTTCCTTATCATTCTCGTTTTGACGATCTTTAACTTGAAATTCTTGAAAACGGACTATTAATAGGGGGCGCTCTCATGGAACGTTCATTGGCCAAATGGACCGGTGGGACTTTGCTCACCATTTTGTTGATACTGACGTTGTTCCCGTTCGCCGTGTTGATCTTCTTCTCGTTCAAGACGCAGCTGGAGGTCATGATCGACTTCTGGGGTTTGCCGGATAAGCTGCATTTCGAGAACTATTCGGCGGCTTGGAAAGCTGTTCGTTCCAGCATCGGCAACTCGTTGTTCGTCTGTGCCGCTACCGTCTTTGGTGCGGTCCTGATTGGTTCCTTATCGGGCTATGTTTTCGCGCGTCACAAATTTCCGCTTAAAGGACCACTCTACATGCTCCTGATCGGGGTCATGATGGTACCGAGCTTGCTGACTATCGTGCCGCTCTACGCCATTATCAACAACTTGCACGTCACGCATTCGTTCTGGGGTTTGATCCTGCCTTACATATCGGGCACGCAGCTGCTCGGCATCATGCTCTGCCGCACGTTGTTCGAATCGTTGCCGGAAGAACTGTTCGAAGCGGCGCGGATGGATGGCGGCAACGAGTTCTACCTATATTCCCGCATCGCGCTGCCGCTGTGCGTGCCGATTCTCGTCACGATCGGCATCGTCACGTTCCTAGCCGTATACAGCGATTATCTCTGGCCGGCAATCGTGCTCGACCAGGATCATCAGACGTTTACGATGGCGGCGGTTGGTCTCAACAAATCCGGCCGGACGGATATCGGACTATCGTTCGCGGCTTACATCATCGGCAGTATTCCGAGCGTCATCGTCATTTGGTTTGGCATGAAGTATTATATTGAGGGCATGACATCCGGAGCTATTAAATCGTAACCGAAAAGAGGTACCATATGAACACTCAGCAAAATATAGAGCTGCCGCTATGGCTGTGGCATGAGAAGAGAGAGCAGCATCCGAGCTTTACCCTATCGCGTACGTTTACGCTGGAACAGGAAGTCGTCGGCGTATCGTTCCACGCTTCGTTTACAGGTGCTGCCCGCATCGTGCTGGATGGGGAGCTCGTTGCAACGATAGAGGAACGAGCAGGCAACGCAGGCGAGTGGCTGCACATTGCGAATTTCCCGAATGCGCTGCAGGCAGGAGAGCATGAGCTGAAGCTTGAGCTAAGCTGTAGCAGCTTCATACCACTGGCGGAAGTGAACTATTATCTATGGAACCGTCTTGTCGGGGCGATTGCTTATTTGCAAGGGGATGGCTTATGGTTAGTGACAGACGAGTCATGGCAAGCCGATGATACGCAAGCTTCGATAATATGCAAGCTCGGCGAGGAGCCGTTCGGCGATTTGGAAAATAGTCCGGCTGCGTTCGTAGCAGGCGGTTATGGCGATATTGAAGCGTACGATCTGAACAGTACGACGGTTATTGGGGAGGAAGCACTTCAATCGGCAGTCTCGAACGGCGTCGTGAGCGTAACCGGCAAGCACGGTCAAGACGGAACGCTTGTGAAGCCTGAGCAGCAGCAGCTTGAGCTGTTCTATCATCTGCGCAAGCAGAATGAATGGAAAGCGATGCGGGAGCTGCAGCGCGGGATGAATCTCAGCGGAGCCTCATCGGTGACGATTGATCTGCAGGCGGAGCATAATTGCCGGCTCGCAGTGGTCAATAACGGAGCTGAGCGCGTGAAGCTGCTCTGGAACGGAGCAGAGTCGCTCCATGAGCTCGCGCACTATGACGGCTGTATCACGGAATGGCTTGAAATTGAGCCAGGGCAAACGCAATATACGCTGCCGCAAGGCTGCCGATATATTCAGCTGTTCGTGCTGGGCGAGGTCGGACAGCCTTTTGCCCTGGAAGTGAAGTTCCAATCTGTGCATGTCGCACTTCGTCAAGCAGGTACATTGTCTAGCGATTCCGAGCAGCTAAATGAGATTTTCCAGGTGTCTGCGCACACGAGCCGAATTTGCCATCAAATTGGGCTATGGGACGGCATTAAGCGGGATCGCCTCAATTGGACGTTCGACTTCTATTTGGCGGCCAAGTCGTGTTATTTTCTATGGGATGATACGAAGGTCATTCAGAGAGCGGTTCGGGAGCTAGGCGTCGATACGCCAAGCGGGCATTGGATGAACAGCATTTGTGAGTATACGCTCTGGTGGCTGAAGACGGTGTGCGAATATTATGTGCAGACTGGCGACAAGACCTTCGTGCTGGAGATGAAAGAGCCGCTGCAGCGCCATATTGCATGGGTGGGGCAAAATACGAAGCCCGGCGTCGGACTTCTGCCGCAGGATGGCGTTCTCGTAGAATGGGTGCCGCTTACGGATGAGGAGCGCGCGGTTGCGCTTCAAGCGATATATGCGCTCACTCGGGCGGATTTGCTGAAGCTGGCAGTGGCTATGCCGGAGCTCGAGCTTGCGATTGACTGGCCGCTTCAGACGCTGACTTCGGAGCATTATTTGAAACAGCCTTACGCTCTCGCGGTCAAGGTGCTCGGAATTGCAAGCGGCTATGTGTCGGATGATGCGGCAGTCGCTTTTCTGGACAGCTATCAATTGGCTGATCCGCTCACGCCGCTATCGGCCTTTCAGCTGGCGGAATGCTATTCTCGCTATGGCAGGCATGAACGTGCCTATGAGATCATAAAGACGGTATGGGGCGGTATGCTGGACAATGGCGCGACAACGTTCTGGGAATCGTACACCGTTCGCCCGGATAGCTCAAAGCGGGATTTTCACGATGCGCTCACGACGTATACGGCGTATGGCTCTTATCGGATGAGCTTGTGCCACGCTTGGTCGAGCACGCCGGTGAAGTGGATTGGCGAGGTCGTGCTCGGCATACAGCCGCTGTCGCCAGGCTACAGCAAGGTGCGAATTGCGCCGACGCCGGTTGGCGGCATCCGTTCTTGCAAAGGCACGGTCAATACGCCGCATGGCGACCTGACTGTGCAGTGGCATTACGACGAAGACGGGGCGTTCCGTTATGTGGTGACGGCGCCACCGGGGGTGACGGTAGTAGAGATGGCTGGAAGCGAGCAGCCTTCAGTATAGTTCACCCGGATAAAAGCAGCCGTTCTCGTGTTTACACGCGGAGCGGCTGTTTGTTGTGCAGCTGTACCGGACAAGGGTAGAATGGAGGAAGAGGAAGGAGCGTGGCTGCTTATGGAGCTGCTTAAGGAAAAAATTAGACAAGAGGGCATCGTTCTTGAGGGTGGCGTCCTGAAGGTGGATACGTTCTTGAACCATCAAGTCGATGCGGGGCTGATGATGGCGATGGGACAAGCTTTTGCAGAGTTGTTCGGTGAAGCGGGTGTTACGAAGATCATGACCGTAGAGTCGTCCGGCATCGCTCCGGCTGTCATGGCAGCATACCTGATGAGTATACCGATGGTGTTCGCGCGCAAGAGGAAGTCGCTCACGATGCAGTCGGATCTCTATTCCGAGAAGATCTACTCCTACACGAAGCAGGAGGAGAGCGAGGTTACGGTGTCAAAGAAATTTCTTGAGCAAGGTGACCGAGTGCTCATCATTGATGATTTTCTCGCGAATGGCGAGGCTGCGCTTGGGATGGCACGCATTGCCGAGCATGCGGGAGCAGAAGTCGCCGGCATCGGCATTGTTATAGAAAAGTCGTTCCAGGCAGGAAGAGGCAAGCTAATCGAGCATGGATACCGAGTGGAATCGCTGGCGCGTATTGCCTCGCTTGACGGCGGCGTGGTAACGTTTGTTTAGTAGTGAAAGAAGTATTTTGCAGGCGTGTGATAGATAACTCCAGGTTGCTGTGTCTATAAGGTGAAGTGTTATATAGCCGATATGGAGGAATGATGAAGATGACAAATGAACTCGTTAGAAATGCAGTAACGGAGAATGACCGGGAGATTATCAACTGGCGAGTCATGCACGCGCCGCGCGAAGTGGTGTTCGAGGCTTGGCGCAATCCGGAGCAGCTGGCGAGCTGGTGGGGACCGAACGGGTTCACGAATACATTCCAGACGTTTGAGTTCGAGCAAGGCGGCCAGTGGGAGTTTGTCATGCACGGACCTGACGGTACGGACTATAAGAATAAGAGCGAGTTCACCGTGATTGAAGCGCCGGAGCGGGTCGTGTTTAAGCATCTGAACGGTCCGCATTTTCAAATGACGGCAATCTTCGAGGAAGTGGACGCGAACAATACGAAGCTTACGTGGCGAATGCTGTTTGATACGGCAAAAGAATTCGAGATGGTGAAGTCCTACGCCGTGGAAGGTAATGAGCAGAATTTCGACCGTCTGCAAGCGTTGCTGCTGGAGCAGCGCGGTTAATAAGAAACGTCCTCGCCTTAATGGCCGAGGACGTTTGTTTGTTGTGAGACTTCCGCCGAAGCGTCGCTAGCAGCAAGCAGGGAAAGGCTTTGCGAGATGTAGCGGGTTAGGAGCAGAAAGAGCATGTAAAGCGCCAGGGCAATGATATCCGAGGCGATGAACAGTGCCGCCTCGTTCGAATTCAGCTGCAATAGGCGGTTCATGACTATATTGAATAATAATAGAATAATGAGCGGTGCACTCAGGCTGCCGATTCTACTGCCGAGTTTCTGAGTAGAACTGTGCTGCTCAAGCTGGTGCCCCATGCGGCTAAACGTTGAGGGAAGTCCGTAAAAGCTGTATATCGGAATGATCATCGCAGCAAGCGCACCGAGAGGCGAACGCGGATATGGATCAATGAATTGGCACAGATCGACATGCACCATGTAGATCCAAACTAAGTAGACGAGGCAGATCGTAAAGTATAGCACGACCTTGATCGTTGAAATCATGCTGAATACCGTATTGAATGAGTCCATATAAAGGCTTTCGCTGATGGCAAAGAGGAGTGAGCCGACAAAATCAAGCAGAGTGACCGCGATCAGTATCGTGAGCATAATACGCATCACATTAGAGAGCACTTCGGACTTTAATTTCAATTTGTTCACACTCCTTGTTTCTGGTTACTGCCATGTCAGCTTCAGCATTCGCAGATAGCGGCTGATAGCTTCGTTAACGGCTGCTGGGGCGGTCAGGCTGTGCAGCAAGGACTGGATGCAGCTGTACATCTCCAGCTGATAAGGCGCCATCCAGCGCTTGCGATTATTGGACCAGAATAAGCGGGAGGCGCTTCGCTCCAGCGTGCGAAGCATCTCTTCATTGTGACTGAGCGCGATGGTGCGCGTGAGGAAGTGGTATTCGAAGCGGCAGAGCACAGTACTATCGCCGCCTTCTAAGGTGGCGAGCTCGGCAAGCAGGTCGCCGGACAGCTCAGACAGCGCGGCTTCATCGCGCAGCTGCACGCTTGTCACCGTGAAGAGCAGCATCGCCGCGATGAGCTCCAGCAGGTCGCCGACTCGCTGCGCGGATGAATCGAGAATGAGCACGCCATGCTTCGGGACGATGCGGACGAAGCCCTCCGTCTCGAGCTGCTGAAGCGCAGCGCGGATCG
This window harbors:
- a CDS encoding carbohydrate ABC transporter permease produces the protein MERSLAKWTGGTLLTILLILTLFPFAVLIFFSFKTQLEVMIDFWGLPDKLHFENYSAAWKAVRSSIGNSLFVCAATVFGAVLIGSLSGYVFARHKFPLKGPLYMLLIGVMMVPSLLTIVPLYAIINNLHVTHSFWGLILPYISGTQLLGIMLCRTLFESLPEELFEAARMDGGNEFYLYSRIALPLCVPILVTIGIVTFLAVYSDYLWPAIVLDQDHQTFTMAAVGLNKSGRTDIGLSFAAYIIGSIPSVIVIWFGMKYYIEGMTSGAIKS
- a CDS encoding alpha-L-rhamnosidase C-terminal domain-containing protein yields the protein MNTQQNIELPLWLWHEKREQHPSFTLSRTFTLEQEVVGVSFHASFTGAARIVLDGELVATIEERAGNAGEWLHIANFPNALQAGEHELKLELSCSSFIPLAEVNYYLWNRLVGAIAYLQGDGLWLVTDESWQADDTQASIICKLGEEPFGDLENSPAAFVAGGYGDIEAYDLNSTTVIGEEALQSAVSNGVVSVTGKHGQDGTLVKPEQQQLELFYHLRKQNEWKAMRELQRGMNLSGASSVTIDLQAEHNCRLAVVNNGAERVKLLWNGAESLHELAHYDGCITEWLEIEPGQTQYTLPQGCRYIQLFVLGEVGQPFALEVKFQSVHVALRQAGTLSSDSEQLNEIFQVSAHTSRICHQIGLWDGIKRDRLNWTFDFYLAAKSCYFLWDDTKVIQRAVRELGVDTPSGHWMNSICEYTLWWLKTVCEYYVQTGDKTFVLEMKEPLQRHIAWVGQNTKPGVGLLPQDGVLVEWVPLTDEERAVALQAIYALTRADLLKLAVAMPELELAIDWPLQTLTSEHYLKQPYALAVKVLGIASGYVSDDAAVAFLDSYQLADPLTPLSAFQLAECYSRYGRHERAYEIIKTVWGGMLDNGATTFWESYTVRPDSSKRDFHDALTTYTAYGSYRMSLCHAWSSTPVKWIGEVVLGIQPLSPGYSKVRIAPTPVGGIRSCKGTVNTPHGDLTVQWHYDEDGAFRYVVTAPPGVTVVEMAGSEQPSV
- a CDS encoding xanthine phosphoribosyltransferase, giving the protein MELLKEKIRQEGIVLEGGVLKVDTFLNHQVDAGLMMAMGQAFAELFGEAGVTKIMTVESSGIAPAVMAAYLMSIPMVFARKRKSLTMQSDLYSEKIYSYTKQEESEVTVSKKFLEQGDRVLIIDDFLANGEAALGMARIAEHAGAEVAGIGIVIEKSFQAGRGKLIEHGYRVESLARIASLDGGVVTFV
- a CDS encoding SRPBCC family protein, yielding MTNELVRNAVTENDREIINWRVMHAPREVVFEAWRNPEQLASWWGPNGFTNTFQTFEFEQGGQWEFVMHGPDGTDYKNKSEFTVIEAPERVVFKHLNGPHFQMTAIFEEVDANNTKLTWRMLFDTAKEFEMVKSYAVEGNEQNFDRLQALLLEQRG
- a CDS encoding GntR family transcriptional regulator; this translates as MPGPSLREQAYQIIYERIISNQLAKGTVTSEVQLSQQLDMSRTPIRAALQQLETEGFVRIVPKHGVLILDSSAQRVGDLLELIAAMLLFTVTSVQLRDEAALSELSGDLLAELATLEGGDSTVLCRFEYHFLTRTIALSHNEEMLRTLERSASRLFWSNNRKRWMAPYQLEMYSCIQSLLHSLTAPAAVNEAISRYLRMLKLTWQ